A single region of the Candidatus Aminicenantes bacterium genome encodes:
- a CDS encoding 4Fe-4S dicluster domain-containing protein, producing the protein MPAKGYVEIDKEVCKGCNLCVLNCPTKCLALNTTDTNSHGLHFAYQADEEKCIACMNCSVMCPDAAITVYKKTE; encoded by the coding sequence ATGCCGGCCAAAGGCTACGTTGAAATCGACAAAGAAGTATGCAAAGGCTGTAACCTTTGCGTACTCAACTGCCCCACCAAGTGTCTCGCTCTAAACACAACGGACACCAATTCCCACGGGCTGCACTTTGCGTACCAGGCAGATGAAGAAAAGTGTATCGCTTGCATGAACTGTTCAGTCATGTGCCCGGACGCGGCAATCACCGTGTACAAGAAAACGGAATGA